Proteins from a single region of Corynebacterium casei LMG S-19264:
- a CDS encoding MFS transporter, with the protein MSNPEFEKDPRPNPREVVTTKALTVWIAALSVYVGAIFGRTSFGVAGVEAIERFDVDASRIAVFASMQIGTYALAQVPTGILIDRFGPRRLLVIGAIIMGIGQLILGLTTSYGVAIGARVLIGAGDATAFLSVMRLLPFWFPLHRTPMFTAVTAAFGQLGQFLSAVPFLWLLHATGWTIAFVSLGSVVILIAIVAAIAVADSPESAGVYSEPSVEKDEPALSIGQRMKLALSSRATWQGFFIHYAGLHANLVFIMMWGVPMMTEAMGFSSAQAGMVLTINSIAMIIVSPFHGRLSSLSGRHRDISAFVLSLLHLLAWLWFFSSPSPRGLAVIIAMMILMALSSPSSNYGFDQIRETLDRNVVATATGLANMGGFTAGMIAAQIFGIMLDKHSGGTAFVWGDFRYAALAVLVVWTIGLLGILITRGGTRPRKIRMETVTED; encoded by the coding sequence GCCGTACATCCTTCGGTGTTGCAGGTGTTGAAGCTATTGAGCGTTTCGATGTCGACGCCTCCCGCATCGCGGTCTTTGCCTCAATGCAGATTGGTACTTATGCTCTCGCCCAAGTTCCGACAGGAATATTAATCGACCGCTTCGGCCCGCGCAGGCTGCTAGTTATCGGCGCCATCATCATGGGCATCGGCCAGCTAATCCTGGGCCTAACTACCTCTTATGGTGTTGCCATCGGCGCGCGTGTGCTCATCGGTGCCGGTGACGCAACCGCCTTCCTGTCGGTTATGCGGCTGTTGCCATTTTGGTTCCCACTGCATCGCACCCCGATGTTTACGGCCGTAACAGCAGCCTTTGGCCAGCTCGGCCAATTCCTGTCTGCCGTGCCATTTTTGTGGCTACTGCACGCTACTGGCTGGACCATTGCCTTTGTTTCTTTGGGCTCTGTTGTCATTCTTATTGCCATCGTGGCTGCGATTGCGGTGGCGGACTCGCCTGAATCTGCCGGCGTATATTCCGAACCATCGGTAGAAAAAGACGAGCCCGCACTGTCCATCGGCCAGCGCATGAAGCTGGCTTTAAGCTCGCGCGCGACGTGGCAAGGCTTTTTCATTCACTACGCCGGCCTGCACGCCAACCTCGTCTTCATCATGATGTGGGGCGTGCCGATGATGACCGAAGCCATGGGCTTTTCGTCGGCCCAAGCCGGCATGGTGTTGACCATTAACTCCATTGCGATGATCATCGTCAGCCCATTCCACGGTCGCTTGTCTTCACTGTCAGGCCGTCACCGCGATATCTCCGCGTTTGTCCTTTCCCTGCTGCACCTTCTGGCATGGCTGTGGTTCTTTTCCTCGCCAAGCCCACGCGGGCTCGCCGTTATCATCGCGATGATGATTCTGATGGCGCTGTCCTCGCCATCCTCGAACTATGGTTTCGACCAGATTCGCGAAACCTTGGACCGCAATGTCGTGGCAACAGCCACCGGTCTTGCCAATATGGGTGGATTTACCGCCGGCATGATTGCCGCGCAGATCTTCGGAATCATGCTGGATAAGCACTCCGGCGGCACGGCCTTTGTATGGGGGGATTTCCGCTACGCCGCGCTAGCTGTGCTTGTTGTGTGGACGATCGGTCTCCTCGGCATCTTGATAACGCGCGGCGGCACTCGCCCCCGGAAGATCCGGATGGAGACTGTCACCGAAGACTAA